A genomic segment from Pyrodictium occultum encodes:
- the pyrD gene encoding dihydroorotate dehydrogenase PyrD: MPVLRVRAAGLELEHPVMNASGILGSRPEALERLARAGSAALVTKSFTREPRSGYPTPIAVPIPQGLLNAVGLSNPGLEALPGLLERIRGLGKPVIVSIAGSTPEEFAEIAAAAEEAGAAAVELNLSCPHARGRGLEIGMDPVAVREVAGAAASTVTIPVLAKLGVVDRLVEVAGKALEAGARGLVLINTIRAMAIDVYAMKPVLGHGVGGLSGPAIHPVAVRAVYEVYREYRTDIIGVGGVEDWRTAAEMILAGARAVQVGTAVITRGETVISEIVQGLQKYLQEVGATSIQDVVGAAHKN; encoded by the coding sequence TTGCCCGTCCTGCGGGTCAGGGCTGCGGGCCTAGAGCTGGAGCACCCGGTTATGAATGCAAGCGGCATCCTGGGCTCCAGGCCTGAGGCGCTGGAGAGGCTCGCGCGCGCCGGCTCCGCGGCGCTGGTCACGAAGTCCTTCACCCGCGAGCCGCGGAGCGGCTACCCGACGCCGATAGCCGTGCCCATCCCCCAGGGCCTGCTCAACGCCGTGGGGCTCTCGAACCCGGGGCTCGAGGCGCTCCCAGGGCTCCTGGAGAGGATCCGGGGGCTGGGCAAGCCGGTGATCGTCAGCATAGCTGGCTCCACCCCGGAGGAGTTCGCCGAGATAGCGGCCGCTGCCGAGGAGGCGGGCGCGGCGGCGGTGGAGCTGAACCTCAGCTGCCCCCACGCGAGGGGAAGGGGCCTCGAGATAGGCATGGACCCCGTCGCGGTCAGGGAGGTGGCCGGCGCCGCCGCCTCCACGGTGACCATACCGGTGCTCGCCAAGCTCGGCGTGGTGGATAGGCTCGTGGAGGTTGCCGGCAAGGCGCTCGAGGCAGGGGCGAGGGGCCTGGTGCTCATAAACACCATACGGGCCATGGCTATCGACGTCTACGCCATGAAGCCCGTCCTGGGTCACGGCGTGGGCGGGCTCTCGGGCCCCGCCATCCACCCCGTGGCGGTGCGCGCGGTCTACGAGGTCTACCGGGAGTACAGGACCGACATAATAGGGGTGGGCGGGGTCGAGGACTGGCGCACAGCGGCGGAGATGATCCTAGCCGGCGCCCGGGCGGTACAGGTTGGCACCGCGGTAATAACCAGAGGCGAGACAGTCATAAGCGAGATAGTACAAGGGCTCCAGAAGTACCTCCAGGAAGTAGGCGCCACGAGCATCCAAGACGTTGTGGGAGCAGCCCACAAAAACTAG
- a CDS encoding SIS domain-containing protein, whose product MAGFYEYYLGWAGPARRAYSSGVALQLPQGYARAGEVVVCGMGGSGAAGDYLAALSARYGGLPVYVVKSAEPPAWVRGSLVYAVSFSGNTRETLSCASRAYRLGGLVVAVTTGGRLASWARSVGAPVALVEEAPAPRAGWPQLFYTLLGSLKAAGLIQVPESHVEESLQLLGERERAEAEAGELVAWLRESRGRLAVLAPEPYYPVAVRAVSELAENAKTSAVAMQVPEAGHNLLEALARDGDSRLLLIDPGEEPWSTLLHEFAGLARPASIHVARLQGGSPLSRMVWGTWLAGLASVRLALEEGLEPEPVKTIKAFRRVVEETSGWDAHS is encoded by the coding sequence ATGGCCGGGTTCTACGAGTATTATCTTGGCTGGGCTGGGCCTGCCCGGCGCGCCTATTCCTCTGGGGTGGCGCTGCAGCTGCCCCAGGGCTATGCCAGGGCCGGGGAGGTGGTGGTCTGTGGCATGGGTGGTAGCGGTGCTGCTGGCGACTATCTCGCCGCCCTGTCGGCCCGGTATGGCGGGCTCCCGGTCTACGTTGTGAAGTCGGCTGAGCCGCCGGCGTGGGTGCGGGGGAGCCTTGTCTATGCGGTGAGCTTCTCGGGTAACACTAGGGAGACGCTGAGCTGTGCCTCGCGCGCCTATAGGCTCGGCGGCCTGGTAGTCGCGGTCACCACTGGTGGGAGGCTGGCCTCCTGGGCACGGAGCGTGGGGGCGCCGGTGGCGCTGGTGGAGGAGGCTCCTGCCCCGCGGGCGGGGTGGCCGCAGCTCTTCTACACGCTGCTGGGCAGCCTGAAGGCGGCTGGGTTGATCCAGGTGCCCGAGAGCCATGTGGAGGAGTCTCTGCAGCTTCTCGGGGAGCGTGAGAGGGCTGAGGCCGAGGCCGGGGAGCTTGTGGCGTGGCTCCGGGAGAGCCGGGGGAGGCTGGCGGTTCTGGCGCCAGAGCCCTACTACCCGGTGGCGGTGAGGGCTGTGAGCGAGCTCGCCGAGAATGCTAAGACCTCCGCTGTGGCTATGCAGGTGCCGGAGGCGGGGCATAACCTTCTCGAGGCGCTGGCGAGGGATGGTGACTCCAGGCTACTCCTCATAGACCCTGGGGAGGAGCCGTGGAGCACTCTCCTCCATGAATTCGCGGGCCTCGCGAGGCCCGCCAGCATACATGTGGCTAGGCTGCAGGGCGGGAGCCCGCTCTCCAGGATGGTGTGGGGCACCTGGCTGGCGGGCCTGGCCTCTGTCCGCCTAGCGCTGGAGGAGGGCCTGGAGCCGGAGCCAGTGAAGACTATCAAGGCTTTCCGCCGCGTGGTGGAGGAGACTAGCGGCTGGGATGCCCACAGCTAG
- a CDS encoding hydantoinase B/oxoprolinase family protein, with translation MVDRVTVEVVRHAAIAAAEEMGVVLRNASMSPNIRDRLDFSCAVLSPEGELVAQAEHIPVHLGSMPVGARAVLGELERLGVEPGPGDVVVSNDPYLTGTHINDVMMLAPVHAGGRLAAYVACKAHYVDVGGCVPGGIGPGARSLRDEGLVVPPVKLVEAGRVRWDVLRLLEANVREPGRVRGDAMAQLAALRRGAERIRELAGRYGTGTLLEAWREILGYTERYTRSVLARLVEEHGGGVYEAEDGLETASGRLLRIRARLEVTRSRVRVDFSGTSPQVEEPLNAVYGVTVAATTYALKTVLDPDMPMNSGFYRVAEIHAPEGTLVNPRPPAPVGGGNVETSQRIADVVLRALAEAFPGRVPAASCGTMSNLILAGRGWVFYETIGCGAGARPCCDGVDGVQTNMTNTLNTPVEVAEAEYPLRFRRYELRPGSGGPGRWRGGLGVVRAITVLEDGVVATVYAERSRTRPWGLEGGGPGAPFRALLVRGSGERLELASKTTLVLSRGDTIYIETPGGGGYGDPCARPRELVERDLAEGRISLEEARKHYCYEDQGGGGS, from the coding sequence ATGGTCGACCGGGTTACCGTGGAGGTGGTGAGGCACGCCGCTATAGCGGCCGCCGAGGAGATGGGGGTTGTGCTCCGCAACGCGTCAATGAGCCCGAATATACGGGACCGGCTGGACTTCTCCTGCGCGGTCCTCAGCCCCGAGGGCGAGCTGGTGGCGCAGGCGGAGCACATACCCGTCCACCTGGGCAGCATGCCCGTCGGCGCCAGGGCGGTGCTCGGGGAGCTGGAGAGGCTCGGCGTCGAGCCCGGCCCCGGGGACGTGGTGGTGTCCAACGACCCGTACCTCACCGGCACTCACATCAACGACGTCATGATGCTGGCGCCCGTCCACGCCGGCGGGAGGCTGGCGGCCTACGTCGCGTGCAAGGCCCACTACGTGGACGTGGGGGGCTGCGTGCCCGGGGGCATAGGCCCCGGGGCCAGGAGCCTCAGGGACGAGGGCCTCGTGGTCCCGCCGGTCAAGCTGGTGGAGGCGGGCCGTGTCCGCTGGGACGTGCTCCGGCTCCTGGAGGCCAACGTCAGGGAGCCGGGGAGGGTGAGGGGCGACGCGATGGCACAACTGGCCGCGCTGAGGAGGGGCGCCGAGAGGATAAGGGAGCTCGCGGGCCGCTACGGCACCGGCACGCTGCTGGAGGCCTGGAGGGAGATACTCGGCTATACTGAGCGCTACACCCGCAGCGTGCTGGCCCGCCTCGTGGAGGAGCACGGCGGGGGAGTCTACGAGGCGGAGGACGGCCTCGAGACCGCCTCCGGCAGGCTGCTCCGGATACGGGCCCGGCTCGAGGTCACCAGGTCAAGGGTGAGGGTAGACTTCTCCGGCACCAGCCCCCAGGTCGAGGAGCCCCTCAACGCCGTCTACGGGGTCACAGTGGCAGCTACAACCTACGCCCTGAAGACCGTGCTCGACCCCGATATGCCCATGAACAGCGGCTTCTACCGCGTCGCCGAGATCCACGCGCCCGAGGGCACCCTGGTGAACCCCAGGCCGCCGGCCCCGGTCGGCGGGGGCAACGTGGAGACCTCCCAGAGGATAGCGGACGTCGTGCTCCGGGCCCTCGCCGAGGCGTTCCCGGGCAGGGTGCCGGCGGCAAGCTGCGGGACGATGAGCAACCTGATACTCGCCGGGAGAGGCTGGGTGTTCTACGAAACCATAGGCTGCGGCGCTGGCGCTAGGCCCTGCTGCGACGGGGTCGACGGGGTCCAGACCAACATGACCAACACCCTCAACACCCCGGTGGAGGTGGCGGAGGCGGAGTATCCACTGCGCTTCAGGAGGTACGAGCTGAGGCCAGGGAGCGGGGGCCCGGGCCGCTGGAGGGGCGGCCTGGGGGTTGTACGCGCGATAACCGTCCTCGAGGATGGGGTGGTGGCGACAGTGTATGCGGAGCGCTCGAGGACCAGGCCCTGGGGCCTGGAGGGCGGCGGCCCCGGCGCCCCCTTCCGCGCCCTCCTCGTGAGGGGGAGCGGCGAGAGGCTGGAGCTGGCCTCTAAGACAACCCTGGTGCTGAGTAGGGGCGACACTATCTACATCGAGACCCCAGGCGGCGGGGGCTATGGCGACCCCTGCGCCAGGCCCAGGGAGCTGGTCGAGCGCGACCTAGCCGAGGGGAGGATAAGCCTGGAGGAGGCCCGGAAGCACTACTGCTACGAGGACCAGGGCGGCGGGGGCTCGTAG
- a CDS encoding hydantoinase/oxoprolinase family protein, translating to MNALLRPLLSGYLARLLEELRRRGFRGTLLVMQSSGGVAGVEQAVERPAAFIESGPAAGAVAAAYFSRLMGVEHAVGFDMGGTTAKAVAVVGGEPLVVGEYEVGGRAHMGRKLRGSGYPVRYPFIDLVEVSAGGGSIAWVDAGGALRVGPVSAGSDPGPACYGRGGREPTVTDAQLVLGRLPEALAGGVLRLRRDLALEALTGLGEKLGMDLVEAAAAVVRIANTIMARALRIVTVERGYDPRRFTLYAYGGAGPLHAAELAGELGMERVVVPPMPGVFSALGLLLTDYRHDLHAAVARAAGEVSEEELDRVFESLAEKALAMLRAEGVPGNKIVMTRSLEMRYMGQAYSITVPYRGSLGEAVEEFHRLHEARYGYRLREAPVFIVAARLTAYGRTGKPRLPQGEPRPHRPEPRGRRRVYFEEAGWVEAPVYWRPLLRPGAEITGPAVVEEEDSTVLVPPGHAARVDGLYALHIERV from the coding sequence GTGAACGCGCTGCTCCGGCCGCTGCTCTCCGGCTACCTGGCCAGGCTCCTGGAGGAGCTGCGGCGCCGCGGGTTCCGGGGGACGCTCCTGGTCATGCAGAGCAGCGGCGGGGTGGCCGGGGTCGAGCAGGCTGTCGAGAGGCCCGCGGCGTTCATCGAGAGCGGGCCCGCCGCCGGCGCGGTCGCGGCGGCCTACTTCTCCAGGCTGATGGGGGTCGAGCACGCCGTGGGCTTCGATATGGGCGGCACCACGGCGAAGGCTGTCGCCGTGGTGGGCGGGGAGCCGCTCGTGGTGGGCGAGTACGAGGTCGGCGGCAGGGCCCACATGGGGAGGAAGCTGAGGGGCTCCGGGTACCCGGTACGCTACCCCTTCATAGACCTCGTGGAGGTCAGCGCGGGCGGGGGCAGCATCGCCTGGGTCGACGCGGGGGGCGCGCTCCGCGTGGGCCCGGTGAGCGCGGGCTCCGACCCGGGGCCGGCCTGCTACGGCCGGGGCGGGAGGGAGCCGACGGTTACGGACGCGCAGCTCGTCCTCGGGAGGCTCCCCGAGGCCCTCGCCGGCGGCGTCCTCCGGCTCCGCAGGGACCTGGCGCTGGAGGCTCTCACGGGGCTCGGGGAGAAGCTGGGCATGGACCTGGTCGAGGCAGCGGCGGCGGTGGTTAGGATAGCCAACACTATTATGGCGAGGGCGCTCCGGATAGTGACCGTGGAGAGGGGCTACGACCCCCGGCGCTTCACCCTCTACGCCTATGGGGGCGCCGGGCCCCTCCACGCGGCTGAGCTGGCGGGGGAGCTGGGGATGGAGAGGGTCGTGGTCCCGCCGATGCCCGGCGTCTTCTCCGCCCTCGGGCTCCTGCTCACCGACTACCGGCACGACCTCCACGCGGCTGTGGCGAGGGCCGCCGGCGAGGTCTCCGAGGAGGAGCTCGACAGGGTGTTCGAGAGCCTCGCGGAGAAGGCCCTGGCAATGCTCAGGGCGGAGGGCGTGCCGGGCAACAAGATAGTGATGACAAGGAGCCTGGAGATGAGGTACATGGGCCAGGCCTACAGCATCACGGTCCCCTACCGCGGCAGCCTGGGCGAGGCGGTGGAGGAGTTCCACCGGCTCCACGAGGCCCGGTACGGCTACAGGCTCCGGGAGGCGCCGGTCTTCATAGTCGCGGCCCGGCTCACCGCCTACGGGAGGACGGGGAAGCCCAGGCTGCCGCAGGGGGAGCCGAGGCCCCACCGGCCAGAGCCGCGGGGGCGGAGGCGCGTCTACTTCGAGGAGGCGGGCTGGGTTGAGGCCCCGGTGTACTGGAGGCCCCTCCTGAGGCCTGGGGCCGAGATCACGGGCCCCGCGGTGGTCGAGGAGGAGGACTCCACCGTCCTGGTGCCGCCGGGCCACGCTGCCCGGGTGGATGGGCTCTACGCGCTCCACATCGAGAGGGTCTAG
- a CDS encoding hydantoinase/oxoprolinase N-terminal domain-containing protein, translated as MRRIGVDIGGTFTDLVAFDEELGRVVSLKTLTTPREPWRGVLNALAMLGWSLDTVEVIVHASTLGTNMFLGQEGLEPPEAVLVTNEGFRDVLELGRQARPTLYDPFFQRPRPLVPRERRLTVRGRVGPRGEEIEPLDGEAVRRIAREWCGRARVFVVSFLHSYANPGHEEEAKRIILKECPGAEVVASHEVDPAPASTRGPAPLW; from the coding sequence TTGAGGAGGATAGGGGTTGACATCGGGGGCACCTTCACCGACCTCGTAGCCTTCGACGAGGAGTTGGGGAGGGTTGTGAGCCTCAAGACCCTCACCACCCCGAGGGAGCCGTGGAGGGGCGTGCTGAACGCCCTCGCGATGCTCGGCTGGAGCCTCGACACAGTGGAGGTCATAGTCCACGCCTCCACCCTTGGCACCAACATGTTCCTGGGCCAGGAGGGGCTGGAGCCGCCGGAGGCAGTCCTCGTGACCAATGAAGGCTTCCGGGACGTGCTGGAGCTGGGCAGGCAGGCCCGCCCCACCCTCTACGACCCCTTCTTCCAGCGGCCCAGGCCCCTCGTGCCCAGGGAGCGGAGGCTGACCGTCAGGGGCCGGGTAGGGCCCCGCGGGGAAGAGATAGAGCCCCTCGACGGGGAGGCCGTCAGGAGGATCGCGAGGGAGTGGTGCGGCCGAGCCAGGGTGTTCGTCGTCTCGTTCCTCCATAGCTACGCCAACCCGGGGCACGAGGAGGAGGCGAAGAGGATTATCCTAAAGGAGTGCCCCGGCGCCGAGGTGGTGGCGAGCCATGAGGTAGACCCTGCGCCCGCGAGTACGAGAGGGCCAGCACCGCTGTGGTGA
- a CDS encoding CDP-alcohol phosphatidyltransferase family protein: protein MGRLRGRIKGFVEAAARPLASLPGDVYTLLGLAASLAYLAAAAAGSPLLAVLLLAVSGLLDALDGAVARLRGEAGPRGAYLDSLLDRVEDTVYAAGFMELGYPAWAVLAFLTGALLTSYARARYESLAGGSMEGTGLLERSDRVVAQLLVLLVHAALGVGVAVYLYSLLAVLAWTTFAQRLVEGYRALPRTRAG from the coding sequence ATGGGCAGGCTACGTGGGAGGATAAAGGGCTTCGTGGAGGCGGCGGCCAGGCCCCTGGCCTCGCTGCCGGGTGACGTCTACACGCTGCTGGGCCTGGCTGCCTCCCTGGCCTACCTCGCCGCCGCGGCCGCGGGGAGCCCCCTGCTCGCCGTGCTCCTCCTCGCGGTGAGCGGGCTCCTGGACGCGCTCGACGGCGCGGTGGCAAGGCTGCGCGGCGAGGCGGGGCCGCGGGGGGCCTACCTCGACAGCCTCCTGGACCGCGTGGAGGACACGGTGTACGCCGCCGGCTTCATGGAGCTGGGCTACCCCGCCTGGGCGGTGCTCGCCTTCCTCACCGGGGCGCTCCTGACCAGCTACGCCCGCGCCCGCTACGAGTCGCTGGCGGGCGGGAGCATGGAGGGGACGGGGCTCCTCGAGAGGAGCGACCGGGTGGTGGCGCAGCTGCTCGTGCTCCTGGTCCACGCCGCCCTGGGCGTGGGGGTGGCCGTGTACCTCTACAGCCTGCTAGCCGTCCTAGCGTGGACGACCTTCGCCCAGAGGCTTGTGGAGGGCTACCGTGCCCTGCCCAGGACGCGCGCCGGCTAA
- a CDS encoding DNA double-strand break repair nuclease NurA, whose translation MRRSAAYTGVVVVASSWGLPEPLARKAREMMDLERSEPALVQRLLEKALQRARERRDIYQRLREAGVEALREALSRGLIREAPEPEPSARSYGADGSRQLVGGGMGSYYALLSAVVVGLPEGIASRSPVILYPGAEVVEILDPTGAAAEAAAEAAQMVLETLALSRLECMEPGVVFIDGPVADPPSRLDPAASARAVAGLLGVDPSEALRLVEGYHCARAAVVAALLERGHLAAGVVKRIGRVRLLASRLRSAAGLPGMGDEELAAALAAAARSRLGRPFYTEPLEASSIPRDVYRCYRRRGLRIYASYTVSPYTLRPYRLEAPVPEGGDPHAVMERLAAAAHGLTLPGQSHPLPVVLAHEKARLRRGLAELVYREIIARATLPEGDPEADTLKALLAGLDMAHE comes from the coding sequence TTGAGACGCTCCGCCGCCTATACGGGGGTGGTGGTAGTGGCTAGCAGCTGGGGCCTCCCAGAGCCCCTGGCCAGGAAGGCCAGGGAGATGATGGACCTGGAGAGGAGCGAGCCCGCGCTGGTCCAGAGGCTGCTGGAGAAGGCGCTGCAGAGGGCGAGGGAGAGGCGGGACATCTACCAGAGGCTCCGCGAGGCCGGGGTGGAGGCTCTCCGGGAGGCGCTCAGCCGCGGCCTCATCCGCGAGGCGCCGGAGCCTGAGCCGTCCGCGAGGAGCTACGGGGCGGACGGCTCCCGGCAGCTGGTGGGCGGGGGCATGGGCAGCTACTACGCGCTCCTCTCCGCCGTGGTGGTAGGCCTCCCCGAGGGCATCGCGTCGAGGAGCCCGGTCATCCTCTACCCGGGGGCCGAGGTGGTCGAGATCCTCGACCCCACCGGCGCCGCCGCCGAGGCCGCGGCGGAGGCCGCCCAGATGGTGCTGGAGACCCTCGCCCTCTCCAGGCTGGAGTGCATGGAGCCCGGCGTTGTGTTTATCGACGGGCCGGTGGCCGACCCGCCCTCCAGGCTCGACCCGGCCGCCTCGGCGCGGGCGGTGGCAGGGCTCCTGGGGGTTGATCCCTCCGAGGCCCTCCGGCTGGTGGAGGGCTACCACTGCGCCCGGGCAGCCGTGGTGGCGGCCCTGCTCGAGCGGGGCCACCTCGCCGCCGGCGTGGTGAAGAGGATCGGCAGGGTCCGGCTCCTCGCCTCCAGGCTCCGGAGCGCAGCCGGGCTGCCCGGCATGGGGGACGAGGAGCTGGCCGCCGCGCTCGCGGCCGCGGCCCGTTCCAGGCTGGGCAGGCCCTTCTACACCGAGCCCCTGGAGGCCTCCAGCATCCCCAGGGACGTCTACCGCTGCTACCGCCGCAGGGGGCTGAGGATCTACGCGAGCTACACCGTCTCCCCCTACACGCTCCGGCCATACCGGCTGGAGGCGCCGGTCCCCGAGGGCGGCGACCCCCACGCCGTCATGGAGAGGCTGGCCGCGGCCGCCCACGGACTGACCCTGCCCGGCCAGAGCCACCCGCTCCCAGTGGTCCTGGCCCACGAGAAGGCGAGGCTCCGCAGGGGCCTGGCCGAGCTGGTCTACAGGGAGATCATAGCCAGGGCTACGCTCCCCGAGGGGGACCCCGAGGCCGATACCCTCAAGGCGCTCCTCGCAGGCCTGGACATGGCTCACGAGTAG
- a CDS encoding ATP-binding protein — protein sequence MKPIGVVLSGSTTETLKIQLTLEGERLAREGLLVLVEARRGEDRALARIDRIVPVNEFYLEGDLWSEARRRGLEPPLLEEAARRYTVAEATVLGRPGDRGLEELQAPPLPGDRVRLLGPGELREALGLGEEEPGVVWFGELLGYQGLGLPLDVENITMHVGVFGETGSGKSYGVGYLLELLSRIPLGGGLEGALPAIVVDANGDYMDYHEAYASGRKVGAYRRVYRLVFPGSPARYRPYTLPITISLDGFTARELAEFIITYKTGGVELNELQVSALERALRELEAMGYGFTELLTSRVGLVYETLEDLSTGRGAPIHAQTARAVRAAVEKFHRDIVEGYRVISGRPSLDPGFVDTLTREPGLAILDFSAEGAPGVPLPVRQLVVAYLARLLYKQFTGYKTRGEERYLVLVLEEAQNYAPNPRSYPVAWSLARDYLSLIATQGRKFGLSLVLVSQRPVFVDPVVLSMLNTWIIYRLPVEDVAYVSRAAGGLPAGLERRLTRLPRGVAVVTGQMNMLGFPALVRTGRRSVGHAMGRTRVVETLRRLYGGGGSG from the coding sequence TTGAAGCCGATAGGAGTGGTGCTCAGCGGCTCCACAACGGAGACCCTGAAGATACAGCTCACCCTCGAGGGGGAGAGGCTGGCCCGCGAGGGCCTCCTGGTGTTGGTGGAGGCCCGGAGGGGCGAGGACAGGGCCCTGGCGAGGATAGACAGGATAGTCCCCGTCAACGAGTTCTACCTCGAGGGCGACCTCTGGAGCGAGGCTAGGCGCCGTGGCCTCGAGCCGCCCCTGCTAGAGGAGGCGGCCCGCCGCTACACGGTGGCCGAGGCGACGGTGCTCGGCCGCCCCGGGGACCGGGGGCTGGAGGAGCTGCAAGCACCGCCCCTCCCCGGCGACCGTGTCCGGCTCCTGGGACCGGGGGAGCTGAGAGAGGCACTGGGCCTCGGCGAGGAGGAGCCAGGGGTGGTGTGGTTCGGTGAGCTGCTCGGCTACCAGGGCCTAGGCCTCCCCCTCGACGTGGAGAACATAACCATGCATGTCGGCGTGTTCGGCGAGACGGGGAGCGGGAAGAGCTACGGGGTGGGCTACCTCCTCGAGCTGCTCTCCAGAATCCCCCTCGGCGGCGGCCTCGAGGGCGCCCTCCCGGCAATAGTAGTGGACGCCAACGGGGACTACATGGACTACCACGAGGCCTACGCCTCCGGCAGGAAGGTGGGGGCCTACAGGAGGGTCTACAGGCTCGTGTTCCCCGGGAGCCCGGCGAGGTACCGGCCCTACACCCTGCCGATAACGATAAGCCTCGACGGCTTCACCGCCAGGGAGCTGGCGGAGTTCATAATAACCTACAAGACGGGGGGCGTGGAGCTCAACGAGCTCCAGGTCTCGGCGCTGGAGAGGGCGCTCCGGGAGCTGGAGGCAATGGGCTACGGGTTCACGGAGCTCCTCACGTCCAGGGTGGGCCTCGTCTACGAGACCCTGGAGGATCTCAGCACGGGGAGGGGCGCGCCCATCCACGCCCAGACAGCGAGGGCTGTCCGCGCCGCAGTGGAGAAGTTCCACCGCGACATAGTCGAGGGCTACCGGGTGATCTCCGGGAGGCCGAGCCTGGACCCGGGCTTCGTGGACACCCTGACTCGGGAGCCGGGGCTCGCCATACTAGACTTCTCCGCTGAGGGCGCACCGGGAGTGCCGCTGCCTGTCCGCCAGCTGGTGGTCGCGTACCTGGCCAGGCTCCTCTACAAGCAGTTCACGGGCTACAAGACCAGGGGCGAGGAGCGCTACCTGGTCCTGGTCCTGGAGGAGGCGCAGAACTACGCGCCCAACCCCCGCAGCTACCCGGTGGCCTGGAGCCTGGCGAGGGACTACCTCTCCCTCATAGCCACGCAGGGGAGGAAGTTCGGCCTCAGCCTGGTGCTGGTGAGCCAGCGCCCGGTCTTCGTGGACCCCGTGGTCCTCTCGATGCTCAACACGTGGATCATCTACAGGCTCCCCGTCGAGGACGTGGCCTACGTCTCCCGGGCGGCCGGGGGGCTCCCAGCGGGGCTCGAGAGGAGGCTCACCAGGCTCCCCCGCGGCGTGGCGGTGGTGACGGGGCAGATGAACATGCTGGGCTTCCCCGCCCTGGTCCGGACCGGGAGGAGGAGCGTGGGCCACGCAATGGGGAGGACCAGGGTAGTTGAGACGCTCCGCCGCCTATACGGGGGTGGTGGTAGTGGCTAG
- a CDS encoding MBL fold metallo-hydrolase, with the protein MTPSIGGWCPGRCEAQEIDSGVYMLRIADYRVKFFDSVWEVPEGVTYNAYLVAGPEKLVLVGLAERRHAAALLELLRRAAGPRDLDAVVLQHTSHLAAAEHLLREAGGVRLYTLPGLGEPPGLRAAVLEPGEGISLGGGWRLFLPTGQPPWPGGILVLEPHGLVFTGDLFSGYSTPPIMVDREDVELFSYYTYFMRKYFATVIGPYRGRLQRLLEKLAALGPRLLAPLHGLALEARAAEALQLYTGWARGRLDPGKAVAVYLDLDSGPVAEAVERLAEALEEKDVDVAVYGFTETRRPNISEILGDAVDAAYIVMGFGRPWDGGAPPPLSFLVNLLCSHAASRQRLLILHGPGATSPAALLAARLQACGMEALGALEPRGDWLHRALGKLLSGPG; encoded by the coding sequence TTGACGCCCAGCATTGGGGGCTGGTGCCCGGGGCGCTGCGAGGCCCAGGAGATAGACAGTGGCGTGTACATGCTCAGGATCGCCGACTATAGGGTCAAGTTCTTCGACTCTGTCTGGGAGGTCCCGGAAGGGGTAACCTACAACGCCTACCTGGTGGCCGGGCCGGAGAAGCTGGTCCTCGTTGGGCTCGCGGAGAGGAGGCATGCCGCGGCGCTGCTGGAGCTGCTCCGGAGAGCCGCCGGGCCCCGGGACCTGGATGCGGTTGTCCTCCAGCACACCTCCCACCTGGCCGCGGCCGAGCACCTGCTCCGGGAGGCTGGCGGCGTGAGGCTCTACACCCTCCCAGGGCTCGGGGAGCCGCCGGGCCTCAGGGCGGCCGTGCTGGAGCCCGGGGAGGGCATCAGCCTCGGGGGCGGCTGGAGGCTCTTCCTGCCGACGGGGCAGCCGCCCTGGCCCGGAGGCATCCTAGTGCTGGAGCCCCACGGCCTGGTGTTTACCGGCGACCTGTTCTCCGGCTACTCCACGCCCCCCATAATGGTTGACCGCGAGGACGTGGAGCTGTTCAGCTACTACACCTACTTTATGAGGAAGTACTTCGCCACTGTCATAGGGCCCTACAGGGGTAGGCTCCAGAGGCTGCTGGAGAAGCTGGCTGCCCTCGGCCCCAGGCTGCTGGCACCTCTCCACGGCCTGGCGCTGGAGGCCCGGGCCGCGGAGGCGCTGCAGCTCTACACTGGCTGGGCCCGGGGCAGGCTGGACCCGGGCAAGGCTGTCGCGGTCTACCTCGACCTGGACTCGGGCCCGGTGGCCGAGGCGGTTGAGAGGCTCGCCGAGGCCCTGGAGGAGAAGGACGTGGATGTCGCTGTTTACGGGTTCACCGAGACCCGGCGGCCCAACATCTCGGAGATCCTGGGCGACGCTGTCGACGCCGCCTACATAGTCATGGGCTTCGGCCGGCCCTGGGACGGGGGAGCGCCGCCGCCCCTCTCATTCCTCGTCAACCTCCTCTGCAGCCACGCCGCCTCCAGGCAGAGGCTGCTCATCCTCCACGGCCCCGGCGCCACGTCGCCCGCGGCCCTTCTCGCGGCCAGGCTCCAGGCCTGCGGCATGGAGGCTCTGGGGGCTCTGGAGCCCCGGGGAGACTGGCTCCACCGGGCCCTGGGGAAGCTGCTATCCGGGCCAGGCTAG